In a genomic window of Pedobacter sp. KBS0701:
- a CDS encoding glycoside hydrolase 43 family protein, with the protein MKNLKLFTLSLFFVLITVGVNAQKATNPIIFADVPDLSMIRVGKVYYMSSTTMHMNPGVPIMKSTDLVNWKIVNYAYDILGNTDELTLSNGKWDYGRGSWASSLRFYKGIYYVSTFSGTTGKTYIYSTKDIEKGPWKLASSFKPSLHDHSLFFEEDGKPYMLYGTGKITLVELKEDLSGIKPNTEPVTIIENASLPAGTGAGLPAEGSQLFKIKGKYYLFNITWPRNGMRTVVVHRSDKLTGPYEGRVALKDQGVAQGGLINTPEGKWFSYLFRDFGSVGRIPYLVPVSWEDGWPVLGINGKVPETLELPVNKGLIPGIVASDEFTRKKGDPALPLVWQWNHNPDDAFWSLTKRPGFLRITTSRVDTNILLARNTLTQRTIGPVSTGTTLIDVSGMKAGDQAGLMLLQRKFGWVGVKQTGSKKTVVVVSAQNGTVNGEDVPAGQQTIYLKARCDFENRTDKGYFFYSFDGKTWKPIGGPLQMSYTLPHFIGYRFGLFNYASENAGGYVDFDYFRIEAK; encoded by the coding sequence ATGAAGAATCTTAAATTATTTACATTATCGCTCTTTTTTGTGTTAATTACAGTTGGTGTTAATGCCCAAAAAGCTACCAATCCGATCATTTTTGCTGATGTTCCCGATCTTTCGATGATCAGAGTAGGAAAAGTGTATTACATGAGCAGCACCACAATGCACATGAATCCAGGTGTGCCGATCATGAAATCAACCGATTTGGTAAACTGGAAAATTGTAAATTATGCTTATGATATTCTAGGAAATACTGATGAATTAACTTTATCTAATGGAAAGTGGGATTATGGACGGGGATCCTGGGCAAGTAGTCTTCGTTTTTATAAAGGCATTTATTATGTGAGCACTTTTTCCGGTACTACAGGCAAAACGTATATCTACAGTACAAAAGATATCGAAAAAGGCCCATGGAAGCTCGCATCATCATTTAAACCTTCATTGCACGACCATTCCCTGTTTTTTGAGGAAGATGGAAAACCCTATATGTTATATGGGACTGGAAAAATTACCTTGGTGGAGTTAAAGGAAGATTTATCTGGAATAAAACCCAATACGGAACCTGTAACGATCATCGAAAACGCAAGTCTTCCGGCAGGTACGGGTGCCGGATTACCAGCTGAGGGTTCCCAACTGTTTAAAATTAAGGGTAAGTATTATCTTTTCAACATCACCTGGCCGCGAAATGGGATGCGTACGGTTGTTGTACACCGTTCCGACAAACTTACAGGACCGTATGAAGGTAGGGTAGCGCTTAAAGATCAGGGTGTTGCACAAGGTGGTTTAATTAATACCCCAGAGGGGAAATGGTTTTCTTATCTTTTTAGAGATTTTGGATCCGTTGGCCGCATTCCGTATTTAGTTCCGGTTAGCTGGGAAGATGGGTGGCCGGTACTGGGCATTAACGGTAAAGTTCCGGAAACACTCGAACTTCCGGTTAACAAAGGTTTAATCCCAGGCATTGTAGCATCAGATGAATTTACCCGCAAAAAGGGCGACCCCGCGCTTCCACTGGTATGGCAATGGAACCACAATCCAGATGATGCATTCTGGTCGCTAACTAAACGCCCTGGATTTTTACGGATTACCACTTCAAGAGTGGATACTAATATTCTTCTGGCCCGTAATACACTAACCCAGCGTACCATTGGGCCGGTATCAACCGGAACCACTTTAATTGATGTTTCCGGTATGAAGGCTGGAGACCAGGCAGGACTGATGCTGCTGCAGCGCAAATTTGGTTGGGTTGGCGTAAAACAAACAGGATCAAAGAAAACGGTGGTAGTGGTAAGTGCCCAAAATGGTACTGTAAATGGTGAAGATGTTCCGGCTGGACAGCAAACCATTTATCTCAAAGCAAGATGCGATTTTGAGAACCGGACAGATAAAGGTTATTTTTTTTACAGCTTTGATGGCAAAACCTGGAAACCTATTGGTGGGCCGCTGCAAATGTCGTATACGCTTCCCCATTTTATAGGATACCGTTTTGGACTGTTTAATTACGCAAGTGAAAATGCCGGAGGATATGTTGACTTTGACTATTTTAGAATTGAAGCAAAATAA
- a CDS encoding two-component regulator propeller domain-containing protein codes for MMLKQVSSIGAMSFLMMLLLSYTIVRGQNNPNFITLNTKNGLSSNTVNTILQDHNGLVWFGTSDGLNKFDGTNFTVYTTKSGDSTSIPSNNISALLEDRRGRLWVGTNGAGLAYYDAKQNTFKSFVGEGIPNRNTPFNVLTLYEDKSGNIWVGTFGGYRVINPKTLKVKNVGINALMGNGSSVISFLQANDNKLWIGTNVGLLALNLTSGGTEKFIHHPNDPSSLTDNFIKTIVKDEKGRIFFGTNNGLNMLLDDEKHFKSFLQLDNKLFSDDIIYAASLEKGGKLWLGTEDGVTIFDTATEVFSNIRPNKRESFGLSHKSVRSICMADNGIIWLGTYQGGVSKFDPNLALFNLKHSSPFDPKGLSSPIVTSFAEFSKRKIFVGTDGGGLHFFDRDQGVFEHIDMKSKIDFSRNPLAILTLMLDSRGMLWVGTYQHGLFAYNSKTKTYKQYLAGPSATDLSQNEIFAIKEDSKGLIWIGTNGTGVNVFDYKTNSFTKSGTQSLPPMLLPSNGFIRAIVEDPYGDMWLSSSGTGIAVFQRSNGKYKVYRKANSGLSNDVVLSLLCDSKGNIWAGTDGAGLDLFNRRTGKFTNFNETNGLSNAIVYKILEGKDGLIWLSTDNGISCLNPETKKIKNFGRPNGVQDSPFILGSGISTSDGEFYFGGQDGFNYFNPLELPTNTVVPNVLLTELKVSNTVVLPGEKSPIQEQIGFAKEIKLSYGQNFSISYVALNYTAPQQNHYSYRLVGLDDDWNEVGKEKTAYYTNLDPGDYIFQVRASNNDGVWSNKITSISVHVQPPLWRTTYAYIFYVVLTSTILFAIRRRGIQRIKQQLAIEQAQINAEQRILQQRRDAERAHALDIQKIKFLTNLSHEFRTPISLILAPADKLLAVKQESSVAGQVKMIRRNARRLLNLVNQLLDFRKMEEQELKLNLNEADLITFIREAAEAFQDLSERKKISLHINSDIKSLKTHFDQDKMERIIFNLLSNAFKFTKEGGEVSLNMFIRAAVHETKPLFCIEVSDTGIGIAHQSKDRVFDRFFMDNNVTEILNQGSGIGLSIVKEFVELHGGQITVESEPGKGTTFLVSLPVDVINEDNNQQIDDAEYSLTNEETGETAVEMVPAESKMATILLVEDNEEFRFHLKDSLQPFYHIIEAANGKEGWQKTLSGHPKLVVTDISMPEMNGIELSQKIKADKRTSHIPVILLTAISGEEDQIKGLKSGANDYLTKPFNFDILHAKIDNLLSFNRSVKNAYSKQVQVQAKEIEIESGEVKLLNKIVQYIDEKLNNPELSVEELSRHVGMSRGSLYHKLLEITGLTPIEYIRSVKLERAVELLEKSDYNVAQIAYMTGFGTPSYFSKLFKNQFNMLPSEYINAKRKDKREKI; via the coding sequence ATGATGTTAAAACAAGTATCGAGTATCGGCGCAATGTCATTCCTAATGATGTTGTTATTAAGCTATACTATTGTAAGGGGACAAAATAATCCCAACTTCATTACCCTTAATACTAAAAATGGTCTTTCTTCAAATACTGTAAATACTATACTTCAGGATCATAATGGTCTGGTGTGGTTTGGTACCAGCGATGGATTGAATAAGTTCGATGGTACCAATTTTACCGTTTATACCACTAAAAGCGGTGATAGTACAAGCATTCCGTCTAATAATATCTCAGCTCTTTTAGAAGACCGGAGGGGAAGACTTTGGGTAGGTACAAACGGAGCTGGCTTAGCTTATTACGATGCTAAGCAAAATACATTTAAATCATTTGTAGGTGAGGGTATCCCGAATCGTAACACCCCCTTCAATGTATTAACACTCTACGAAGATAAAAGCGGAAATATATGGGTGGGTACCTTTGGTGGGTACCGGGTGATCAATCCAAAAACGCTTAAGGTAAAAAACGTGGGAATAAATGCCCTGATGGGCAATGGTTCTAGCGTAATTTCTTTTCTTCAGGCTAACGACAACAAGCTATGGATTGGCACCAATGTTGGGCTTTTGGCACTTAACTTAACCAGCGGTGGCACTGAGAAATTTATCCATCATCCCAATGACCCTTCAAGCCTAACTGATAATTTCATCAAAACTATTGTAAAGGATGAAAAGGGACGGATATTTTTTGGCACCAACAATGGCCTCAATATGTTGCTGGATGATGAAAAGCATTTCAAATCTTTTTTGCAATTGGATAATAAGCTATTTTCAGACGACATTATTTATGCCGCCAGCTTAGAAAAGGGAGGTAAATTGTGGTTAGGGACTGAGGACGGGGTAACAATTTTTGATACCGCCACCGAGGTTTTCTCTAATATTCGTCCCAACAAACGTGAATCCTTTGGTCTTAGCCATAAGTCGGTTAGGAGCATCTGTATGGCTGATAATGGCATTATCTGGCTGGGTACCTATCAGGGTGGCGTTAGTAAGTTCGATCCAAATTTAGCATTGTTTAACCTAAAGCATAGCAGCCCGTTTGATCCCAAAGGACTTTCATCACCCATTGTTACCTCCTTTGCCGAATTCTCAAAACGAAAAATATTTGTAGGCACGGATGGAGGAGGATTACACTTTTTCGATCGTGATCAGGGCGTTTTCGAGCATATTGACATGAAGAGCAAAATTGATTTTTCCCGAAATCCATTGGCGATACTTACTTTAATGCTTGATTCGAGGGGTATGCTTTGGGTGGGGACGTACCAACATGGCTTATTTGCCTATAATTCCAAAACTAAAACCTACAAACAATACCTGGCCGGCCCATCGGCAACCGATCTTAGCCAGAATGAAATTTTCGCTATAAAGGAAGATAGCAAGGGTTTAATATGGATTGGTACAAACGGAACCGGTGTTAATGTATTTGATTATAAAACGAATTCATTTACGAAATCTGGCACTCAATCCCTGCCACCTATGCTGCTCCCCAGCAATGGCTTTATACGGGCAATTGTAGAAGATCCTTATGGCGATATGTGGCTATCATCCAGCGGAACGGGAATAGCTGTATTTCAGCGTAGTAATGGGAAATATAAAGTATATCGAAAAGCAAATAGCGGACTTTCCAACGATGTGGTATTAAGCTTGTTATGCGATAGTAAAGGGAATATATGGGCCGGAACTGATGGTGCCGGGCTTGATCTTTTCAACCGCCGTACTGGAAAATTTACCAATTTTAACGAAACAAACGGATTGTCTAACGCTATTGTTTACAAAATACTGGAGGGTAAAGACGGATTGATTTGGCTGAGTACCGATAATGGCATCAGTTGTCTTAATCCTGAAACAAAAAAAATAAAAAACTTCGGGCGTCCAAATGGGGTACAAGACAGTCCTTTTATATTGGGTTCTGGAATAAGCACTTCAGATGGCGAGTTTTATTTTGGCGGGCAAGATGGTTTCAACTACTTTAATCCGCTCGAATTGCCCACCAACACTGTGGTTCCTAATGTGCTGCTTACCGAACTAAAGGTCTCTAATACCGTTGTGCTTCCTGGCGAAAAATCACCCATTCAGGAACAAATTGGCTTCGCAAAAGAAATTAAACTGAGTTATGGACAAAATTTCTCAATTAGTTATGTAGCGCTTAATTACACAGCGCCCCAGCAAAACCATTATTCCTATCGCCTGGTTGGTCTGGATGATGATTGGAACGAGGTTGGCAAAGAGAAGACAGCATATTATACGAATTTAGATCCTGGAGATTATATTTTTCAGGTAAGGGCAAGTAATAACGACGGCGTTTGGAGTAACAAAATCACTTCAATTTCTGTTCATGTACAGCCACCCTTATGGAGAACCACTTACGCTTATATTTTTTACGTAGTTTTAACTAGTACAATCCTATTTGCCATCCGGCGAAGGGGAATTCAGCGCATCAAACAGCAACTTGCCATTGAACAGGCCCAGATCAATGCTGAACAAAGGATATTACAACAGCGAAGGGATGCCGAACGTGCCCATGCGTTAGATATACAAAAGATTAAATTTCTTACCAATCTAAGTCATGAGTTTAGAACACCAATCTCGTTGATTTTAGCACCTGCTGATAAGTTGCTTGCTGTTAAACAGGAATCTTCTGTAGCCGGCCAGGTAAAGATGATACGTAGAAATGCACGAAGACTGTTAAATCTGGTAAATCAACTGCTCGATTTTAGAAAAATGGAAGAACAGGAACTGAAATTAAACCTGAATGAGGCCGATCTCATTACTTTTATCAGGGAAGCCGCAGAAGCATTTCAGGATCTTTCAGAGCGCAAGAAAATTTCACTTCATATTAACAGCGATATCAAAAGTCTGAAAACACATTTTGATCAGGATAAAATGGAAAGAATTATATTTAACCTCCTTTCCAATGCATTTAAATTTACAAAAGAAGGTGGTGAAGTATCTCTTAACATGTTCATCAGAGCCGCAGTCCATGAGACTAAACCTTTATTTTGTATTGAGGTTTCAGATACTGGGATAGGGATTGCACATCAAAGTAAAGATAGGGTGTTCGATCGTTTTTTTATGGATAACAATGTAACCGAGATTTTAAATCAGGGAAGTGGAATAGGGTTATCAATTGTAAAGGAGTTTGTAGAACTGCACGGTGGGCAGATTACCGTGGAAAGCGAACCTGGAAAAGGAACTACGTTTCTGGTTTCGCTGCCGGTTGATGTGATAAATGAAGATAATAATCAGCAAATTGACGATGCAGAATACAGTTTAACGAACGAAGAAACAGGTGAAACTGCTGTAGAAATGGTACCTGCCGAGAGCAAGATGGCTACGATCCTGCTGGTAGAAGATAATGAAGAATTTAGATTTCACCTGAAAGATAGCTTACAGCCTTTTTATCATATCATAGAGGCGGCAAACGGAAAGGAGGGTTGGCAAAAAACACTTTCCGGACACCCAAAATTAGTTGTTACCGACATCAGCATGCCCGAAATGAATGGTATTGAGCTTAGCCAGAAAATAAAGGCAGACAAGAGAACAAGTCATATCCCGGTTATTCTGCTTACCGCAATTAGTGGAGAAGAAGACCAGATTAAAGGTTTAAAATCCGGAGCTAACGATTACCTGACCAAGCCTTTTAATTTTGACATTCTTCACGCAAAGATTGACAACTTATTGTCCTTTAATCGTTCCGTTAAAAATGCGTATTCTAAACAAGTGCAGGTACAGGCTAAAGAAATCGAAATTGAGTCTGGCGAAGTTAAATTGTTGAATAAAATTGTTCAATACATTGATGAAAAACTCAACAACCCGGAACTTTCAGTAGAAGAACTAAGCAGGCATGTGGGGATGAGCAGGGGGTCTCTTTATCATAAACTACTTGAAATTACCGGTCTAACGCCAATCGAATACATTAGATCTGTAAAACTGGAAAGGGCAGTGGAGTTGCTGGAGAAAAGTGATTATAATGTTGCACAAATTGCATACATGACAGGTTTTGGTACACCAAGCTATTTTTCTAAGCTTTTTAAAAATCAGTTTAATATGCTTCCCTCTGAATATATTAATGCAAAACGAAAAGATAAACGCGAGAAGATTTAA
- a CDS encoding MerC domain-containing protein, with product MKQRSYKINLDRIGITASMLCAIHCAVLPFIITVLPIWGMGFLANEAVEITMIAVSLIIGIWSLSSAYRKQHRRMMPILVLIAGFACIALGHFSGIEPLEPILIPIGGFTIAAAHYINLKMLKSCPLGHQ from the coding sequence ATGAAACAACGGAGCTACAAAATTAACCTCGACCGCATAGGCATTACGGCTTCAATGCTTTGTGCCATACATTGCGCAGTATTGCCATTTATAATTACTGTTTTACCTATATGGGGAATGGGTTTCCTGGCCAATGAAGCGGTTGAAATCACGATGATTGCAGTTTCGTTGATTATTGGCATCTGGAGTTTAAGTTCGGCATATCGCAAACAGCACCGCCGTATGATGCCAATTCTGGTACTCATTGCGGGATTTGCCTGCATTGCATTGGGGCATTTTTCAGGCATTGAACCATTAGAACCAATCTTAATTCCTATTGGTGGCTTCACCATTGCTGCGGCTCATTATATCAATTTAAAAATGCTTAAATCCTGTCCATTGGGTCATCAATAG